The genomic segment CGTTGGCGCCGGCTTCAACGGGTTCCGCCAACAGGCCCGCTTCCACAAGAAGTGTCACATTGTTGGGAGAGGCCATGATGGCCGACGCTTGTTCCACGCCAGGCAGCTTGGTAATCGTGGAAGACAGCTGCATCAACGAGACGGAATCACGATAGAAGTTCCGGATTATTTTTGTCGCCCTGGCCATGTAGACGGTCTCCCATCGACGTCTCGCCTTGGCAGGCTCACGGCGTCAACGTCAGGCGGGTAGGTGACCTCCCGCCGATGGCTTATTATGTGGCGAACGTCAAATCCAGCAGCGTGATGCCTCGTCTAAGAATAAGGAACGAACGACCGAAGAGTACGGCCGACTTACTATCTGATATTTGGCAGCTAACTTGAACACAAGATTGTATACCAAGTCAAGGGCAAAGCCGGGGTTCGAGTCATAGGCCGAATCAGCTCGAGGAACGACCATCGTCTCATCACCTCTTACATCTTTCGATTCTGGTTTCATGGTTGGGCCGTTGAATCGCAGAGAACAGACAAACGAAGAAGGTCACTGAAAATCAGATGCGGAGGCAGGCCCTGCCAGACAAGACAGCCCAACAGCAGGCCTAACACCCCGTCGGAGCCAGAAGTATGGCCGACTTGCAACGCGGCTTGCGTGGCTGCCCTGATGTTGCTCATATCGTTTGCCTGGGTCAGTCGCTGCGCTAATTTCGCGATCGATTCAGAGACATGGCCCTTGGCTGCGGATCGGAGATAGGTGCAGCTAATTTCATTGGTATTCTGTGACACTTGGGACAGTTCAGAGCCTAAGGCCATCAGAAATTGCATCCGAGATAGGCTGGCCCCTGCCGTGCACCATAATCCGGCCAAATAACCCACGAGAAAATCATCGCCTGAGGGAGTCAATCCGTACCCAAGTCCGATCAGTGATTGAACGGAGATCATGGCCTCTCTTAATTGGAGGCGACATGTCGTCTGTAGGAGTGACGGGATAGTGTAAGCACCCTGTTGGAGAAGAATCTCCGTGGCCGCTGGCGTGATAGGTCGTCCTTCTGATAGGAAAAAAGCACCCAGATTCTCCGACATGCCACTTTTATAATGATGCAATTTCAATTCGGACCAAGCAACTGCCCAGGATTGAGCATGAGTGGGCCGGCAAAGATCGATGTGCAACCCTTTGAGATCGATGTGCCAGGGGCGTGCAGGTCGCAGATCGACGGAACACTCAGTTCCGTTGATGCGGAGTATTCCTCCCCGACATGCGGCTGATTGTCCAACTCGAAGGGTATGAAGGAAGTCAAAATGAGATGAGGTGTCTAAGCGAATGCCGTGAGGGACATTGCCTTTCTGGCATGGGAGTAGGGTCAGCAGCGTACCAGACTCTAGCGATACATTGCAGGCCTGGCGGAACACGCTATGCACGGTTCCGCTGAAAGGATGTGATGGTACCTGAATGCCGACCGAAAGGGCCTGGAAGCGCACGATGGGTACCCCATCGTCCCGAAATTACGGGGCGTTCATTAGGTTTTCATCGAGTAGGCTCTGGCCAATGCATCCTTGATCGCCGTATGGACGTTGTTGCGCCCCTCTTCGATGTTTTGTTGCATGGCGGCGCGCGCCTTCCGTCCATCCTTGGCGGCGATGTGCTTCAGGATCTCCAGATGTTGACGGCATGTGCTTTCGGCTCGATCGGCCTTGTCAAAATCGATCATACGAAAAAGCATCAATCGTTCGTTGATGGTACGAAGGTACCGCAAAAGCGTCTTGTTCCCTGCAGCATGGGCGAGCATCTCGTGAAACTGAGTGTCTAGTCTGGCGAGTTCCTCGGCCTTCTTGGAAGATCCGTTCAGCAGGTCGGTCCATGTCCGCTTCAGCTTAACCAAGTCTTCTATATCATTCTCATTGAGCGGACCTCTTCTCGCCAAGCACTCAACGGCATATAGTTCCAACGCGACGCGGACCTCGTACAGCTCCTCGATCTCATTGATGTTGTGCTGCCTGACCACGTAGCCACGATTCGGCAATTTTTTTACGAATCCGTCGGTTGCCAGTACACGGAGTGCTTCCCGCACAGGGCTCCGACTCACGTTGAATATCTTGCAGAGTTCGACTTCGGTCAGCCGATGTTCGGGTGGGTAGTGCCAGTGAATGATCTGTTCTTTCAGCGTGGCGACAATTGATGCACTCAGGTTGGATGGTTCTCTTTCCACCATTCGGTCGTTTCGAATCATTATGTTCTTTCGGGACTCCGAGCCTCAGGAATAATCCAAGGTGGATGGCACATGAGGTACGGGCAGACAACCGGTTTTACTTCCTGCGGCGCCAACGCTATGCATTGTATGCAATAAGGTCTACGAAGTTCAATCTGTCTGGACGTCTTGCTCGTGCGCACTCTCACGGTATGAACAATGTCGAGCGTTGGGAGGGGGGATGGGACGAGGCGAACCCAAGATGCCGACCATCGTTCCAGAGCAGACGCAGTACAATTTAGGTATTCTTTAAGTAAGCTCTGGCCAGCGCATCCTTGATCGTTGTAGGGATGAGGCGGCGTCCTTCCTCGATATTCATCTGCATGGCGGCACGCGCACCTAGGGCATCCTTGGCCACAATCCGATTCAAAATCTCCAGATGTTGGTGGCAGGTGTGTTTCGCACGGTCTCGTCTCTCGAAATCGAGCATTCGAAACAGCCTGAGGCGTTCATTGATGGTCCGAAGGTGCCGCAGAAGAGATTTATTTCCCAGGGCTCGGGCCAGTGTATCGTGAAAGAGTGTGTCCAGGATGGCGAATTCCTCTGGTTTCTTGGACGATTCCTTCAAAAGTTCGGTCCAGGTTTGTTTAAGGTCGGCAAGATCGGCAGCAAGCTGTGTCGTCTGTTTCTTGGTCGCGAGGCGTTCGACGGTATAGAGCTCCAGGGCTAGGCGTACCTCATACAGCTCCTCGATTTCTTCGATGTTATACTGCTTGACCGCGTAACTCCGATTCGGCAGTTTTTTGACGAAGCCATCAGCTGCCAACACCCGGAGCGCCTCCCGAACTGGACTGCGGCTCACGCCGAAAGTCTTGCACAATTCGTCTTCGGTTAACCGGTGTTCCGGCGGGTAGTGCCAGTGAACGATGTGTTCCTTCAGTGTGTTCACGACGGACGAGCTTAGGTTCGAGGAGCCGTGTTTTTTCATTCGATCCTCCCGACGAGCTATCTTTGTCATCTGTGCTTCTCCATCGGGCAGGCATCTTGCCCCTGAGATGTTGGGTGCCAATAGGAAATGTCTGGTCTGAGGGGTGGGCATATGACGGTCGCTTGACCGATGAGGCTCATCAGTAGTAGGGCCAGGCGTGCCAGTATGGAGACCAGTAGGGTCCCCAATAGGGGCCAGGGCCGATGGGACGGCGAATGCGAGGAGGCTCCTCGTCGTTCTCGGTCCACACGCGCAGATTGGTGACGTTGAGAAGTGGGTAGGTGTACTCCGTCTCATCGAGTGGGAGAGTGACAGACCCAGCCATCTCTCCTGTAACGGTGACAAATGTACCGGGGGGGATCGTTGCAGGATCAAGGAATTGCTTCTGTATCGCGATGAATCGGCCCTGGGATTTGCTGAGGTCCATGGTTGGCTGGAGAGAGGAGTTCAGCGCCAATTGAAGAACTTCGATCCGTGTCCCCTCCTTCAAGCGCCTTGCGCCCAGCACCTTCCCTCCGAACGTCACCGGCTGTCCGTTGTATGATCCTGGTGTCTCCTGCACCTGCGCATAACTGATCTGAGAAGGGGCTGCAGGCACGGCGCCGGTCAGGTTTCCGTTTGAGGCACAGCCGGATACAATCAACAGCACCGACGCGATCCAAACAGGCCAAGATATTCGCATGACAAGAGTATAACAGAGCACAAGGAGGCGCTCCATCCGCTATAATGGGGCACGACTATTTACCCGTGAAAGGAGTTTCAGATGAACGGTCGGACGATGTCGATCTGGACGTGTGTGCTTGTAGTTGTGGGTGCGATTGGGTTTGTGCATGCACCGGTGAGTGCCGCTGTGGACAAGCCGGAACTGAAGGGCAAGTTCGAGATCCTCAAGGATGAGCCGTCGACTCATCAACCAGGCAAGGTGAAGGTGATCGAATTTGCGGATTTCTATTGCCCGCATTGTCATCACTTCGAGGAGACAGGGGTCCCTCTGTTACTGAAGGAATTTGGGAATAAGGTCGAGGTCACCATGGTCGGATTTCCCGTGATTCCTGGGAAGCTGCCGACCCCGTTTGACATGTATGAGCAGGCAAAACTGATGGGCAAAGGCGATCAGATGAAGGCTGTCTTGTTCCGCATCATTCACAAGGAAAAGCTCGATGGGGTGCTGGATCGTTCCATTCGCGCCATGTTGATCAGGGAGGTCGGGTTGGACGTCAACATGTTCGAAATGGGAATGGAAAGTGGAAAGCCGGCCAAGCTGTTTGAAGAGGGGCGTCGATGGGGCGAACGGATCAAGGTGTCATCCACGCCGTCGCTCTTGCTGGACGGGAATATCAAGGTCGATGGTGCGAACATGACACCTGAGAACGTCATCAGCATTATCCGGAGCATTCTCGAAGCGGACCGGAAGAAGTAGCGGTTAGTAATGGCGGAGGCGAGAGCCAACGGGATCATTCAACGACTCTTGGAGAACGAGTCCGCCTTCAGGCAGTTTATTCGACGCAGAGTAGGCGAAGCGACTCTCGTGGACGATATCCTTCAGCAAAGCCTTACGCGAGCGGTTGCTAGCGCTCATTCATTGGATAAGGAAGAAAGCGCGGTTGCCTGGTTTTACCGCATTCTTCGCCATGCGGTTGCCGATTATTATCGTGCATTGGAAGCTGAGGCCCGTCGTAATCAAGCCTTCCTGGAAGAATCGACCATTTCCGGTGATCATCAAGAGCCGCCGCTGGATGAGGTACGGGCTACCGCATGCGTCTGCCTTCACCGTCTCCTTCCGGGTCTCCGCGGGAACTACGCGGAACTCATTAAGCGCATCGATCTCGACGGTGAATCGCCGGAACTGGTGGCGAAAGATCTCAAGGTATCACGGAACAACCTTACCGTTCGCTTGCACAGAGCTCGACAGTCCTTACGAAACTCCCTTGAAGGTGCCTGTGGGATCTGTAGTAAACACGGCTGCCTCAACTGCACTTGCGGATAGCCACCTCACACGCTTACACGCATTGCGCCTCTTTCCCTCGTTTTCTTAGAGTTTTCAACGTGTTCTTCTCGCCCATCGTATTCTCTGTAATATTTGACGGCCTGTTCCGTCTGTAATTCTGAACGCGACAATAAGTAACCGTACCGGATAAAATGAAAGGAGTAAGACACATGATTCATAAATCGTCTAGCGGCTGCTGCGGGACGCAGCATGAAGGACATGACCGCATGACTGAGGATAGTCAAGATACCCAAGGTCTGTCGCACACCCACGTTAAGCAGGAGATCGACCCCATCTGCGGAATGACCGTCGATCCGGCCAAGGCGGCCGGTCGGTATGACCATAAAGGCACGACCTACTATTTCTGTGGGACATCCTGCCTGGAACGATTTCGCGCCGACCCCGACCGTGCGCTGAGCAAGAAACCACTGAATCTGATCACGATGCCTGCTCCACGGAAACCGTTGCCGATGATGGTGCAGGCGACGCCGGGTGAGATCGATCCCGTGTGCGGCATGACGGTGCAACCAGCCACTGCAGCCGGTTCCTATGAATACCGAGGAAAGACGTATTACTTCTGTGCCACTCGATGTCTAGAAAAGTTCAGAGCCGATTCCGACTATTATCTGACCCCACCGGACCAGCGCATTCCAAAGCCGATGCCTGCCCCAGCCGGCGGTAGCGTCCAGTATGTCTGCCCGATGGATCCAGAGGTGTCGGAAACCAAACCGGGCGCCTGCCCTGTCTGCGGGATGGCGCTGGAGCCAGCGGACGTGACTGTTGCGAGCACGCGGACTGAATATACCTGTCCCATGCATCCGGAAATTGTGCAGGCTGATCCTGGGAGTTGTTCGATCTGCGGGATGGCCTTGGAGCCTCTTACGGTGACGATGGAGGAGGCTAATCCTGAGCTGGTCAATATGACTCGCCGATTTTGGCAGAGCGTTGTGCTTGGCTTACCCATCCTGGCGTTGATGATTTCCGAGATGATGCCGAATCGGCCGTTGCAGCACTTCTTTTCAGCCAGAGCATTGGTCTGGTTTCAGTTCCTGTTGGCGACGCCGGTGGTGTTCTGGATCGGGTGGCCGTTGTTTGAACGAGCGTGGGCCTCGCTCGTCAATCGCCACCTTAATATGTTTACCCTCATCGGTCTTGGCACCGGTGCGGCCTATCTCTACAGCGTCGTGGCGACTCTCGCGCCAGGCCTGTTCCCTGATTCGTTCCGTGGTCACGGCGGAGAGCTCGCCGTCTACTTTGAACCAGCGGTTGCCATCATCGCGCTGGTTTTGCTGGGGCAGGTGCTGGAATTACGGGCGCGGAGTCGAACCAGTAGCGCTCTCAAGGCGCTCTTGGGGCTGGCACCGAAAACAGCGCGGATTGTCCGGGCTGATGGCCGCGAGGACGATATTCCATTGGACCAGGTCCAGGTGGGGGACCGATTACGCGTCCGACCAGGTGAGAAGATACCTGTGGATGGTGTAGTCGTGGATGGGACGAGTGCCGTTGACGAATCGATGGTCACCGGTGAATCGATTCCCGTGGAAAAGCGAGCAGGGCAGAAAGTGGTGGGCGCGACGGTCAACGGAACGGGGAGTTTCTTCATGCGGGCCGAGCGAGTCGGACGCGAGACGTTGCTCTCGCAAATTGTGCGCATGGTCAGCGAGGCCCAGCGTACCCGGGCGCCGATTCAACGGCTAGCTGATGTCGTGGCTGGGTATTTTGTGCCGATTGTGATCCTTGTGGCGATCATCACCTTCGTGATTTGGGCGGTCTACGGCCCGGAACCTCGGATGGCCTATGCCTTGCTCAATGCGGTTGCGGTGTTGATCATCGCTTGTCCCTGTGCATTGGGGCTTGCGACGCCCATGTCGATCATGGTCGGCACTGGACGTGGCGCGACGGCAGGGGTGTTGATCCGAAACGCGGAAGCGCTGGAGACTTTGGCCAAGGTGGATGTGCTGGTCGTTGATAAAACGGGAACACTCACGGAAGGCAAACCGCGTCTGATGACGGTGGCTCCTCTCCCGAATATGACAGAAATCGACCTGCTTCGGCTTGCAGGTGGATTGGAACAGAGTAGCGAGCATCCGCTGGCTGGCGCAATTGTGTCAGGGGCTCGCGAGAAAGGCCTCGCGTTGGCTGGCGCGAAAGATTTTCGTTCGCTTACGGGGAAGGGTGTTATGGGAACAGTGGAGGGTCGCTCGATAGCCGTGGGGACGCGACCCTTTTTCAACGAATTAGGTATCGATGCCGAATCGTTGGTTGCTCAGGCTGAACCGCTCAGGCAGGAGGGGCAGACGGTGATGTTCGTCGCCATCGATGGCAAACCAGCGGGGTTGCTGGGCGTGGCTGATCCGGTCAAGTCCACTACGCCGGAGGCCATCGATGTATTGCATCGTGAAGGACTGCGGATCGTCATGTTGACCGGCGACAATCGGACGACCGCTGAGGCGGTGGCGCGCAGGCTCCAGATCGACGAAGTGCAGGCCGATGTCTTGCCCGAGCAAAAGGCAGCGGTCATCAAGCGGTTCCAAGCAGACGGACATGTCGTGGCTATGGCGGGAGATGGGATCAACGATGCGCCGGCTTTGGCGCAGGCGCACGTGGGAATTGCCATGGGAACCGGGACCGATGTGGCGATGGAAAGCGCGGGGGTCACGCTGGTCAAGGGAGATCTCCGGGCCATCGCGAGAGCGCGCCGGTTGAGTCGAGGGACGATGAAGAACATTCGCCAGAACCTTTTCTTCGCGTTCGTGTACAACACGCTGGGGATTCCAATCGCCGCCGGGATTCTCTATCCATTCGTCGGGGTCCTCTTGAGCCCCATGATCGCCAGTGCCGCGATGACGTTCAGTTCCGTGTCGGTGATTGCGAACGCCTTGCGGCTACGCAAACTAGCTCTCTAACAACTCTTGGGCCTTCCGCTCATCGAAGATGAAGAACAAGGTCATATCGAGGCGCCTCCTACTGAAGCGAGCAGGAGTGTTGGGGCTACTCGCCGCGGTGCAACCGCTTCTTCCTTCCTGTGCGAATCATCCGTTACTCCGTGCCGCTCATCCCGATCCAGATTCTTCGACGCTGAGTGGTGAAGTGATCGACCTGATGATCAGTGAACGGTCCTTCACAATTGATGGGCGAACTGGGACTGCCACGACGATCAACGGGGCGATCCCTGGTCCGCTCATTCGTTTGAAGGAAGGCCAAGACGTAATCCTCAACGTCACGAACCATCTCAAAGAGGTCTCCTCGATTCACTGGCACGGAATCCTATTGCCTTCGCACATGGATGGCGTGCCGGGGGTCAGTTTTAACGGCATTGAGCCGGGAACTACATTCACCTACCGATTTCCCATCAAACAGAGCGGGACCTATTGGTATCACAGCCACTCGGGTGGTCAGGAATTACAGGGTATGTACGGGGCGATGATTCTCGACCCCATCGAGCCGGAGCCCTTTCGGTATGACCGAGACCATATCGTGATGCTTTCTGAGTGGAGTGATGAGTCCGCTGAGGTCATGTTGGGCAACCTCAAGAAGTTCTCCGGCTATTACAACTTCCAAAAGCGCGCCGCTCAGGAGTTTCGTTCAGACGCAGCGAGATGGGGATTCTGGCCGGCCCTGAAGAATTATATGATGTGGGACGAGATGCGAATGGATCCGACGGACTTTGCCGACGTGACCGGATCCACATTCACGTTTCTCATGAACGGCCTTCCACCCGCCGGCAACTGGACGGGTCTGTTTCGACCCGGCGAACGAGTGCGGCTGCGTTTCATCAATGCTGCCGCGATGACGTTTTATGATGTTCGCATTCCTGGTTTGACGATGATGGTGGTGCAGGCTGACGGCCAGAACATCCAGCCGGTTACTGTTGAAGAGTTTCGTTTTGGCCCTGCAGAAACCTACGATGTCATTGTCCAGGTAACCGAGGACCGTGCATACACGATCTTTGCGGAAACCATGGATCGGAGTGGCTATGCGCGGGGAACTCTTGCCCCTCGACCTGGAATGGAAGGGGAGAGTCCTGAGCGTCGTGCCCGTCCTCTTCGAACTATGGAGGACATGGGAATGATGGGACATGGCAACGGCCATAATGACCATACCGTGATGAGGTCCGGTACGAATCATCATGACACGATGCACGGTCAAGGTATGCAACATGGCCAGGAGGGTGCTGGTCGAGACCGTTCACCGATCCTAGGTGCGATACCGGTTAAGCATGGCCCCGATCACCACGGAACCGGTAACCAAACGGTGGCTGAATACGCTCAAAACAGGATGCACGAACCGGGAAGAGGATTTGAGCAGAGTTCCAGGCGTGTCCTTGTTTATACTGACTTGAAGAGCCTCGTTCCCTATCAAGACCAGCGAGCGCCGGAACGGGAGATCGAGCTTCATCTCACCGGCCACATGCAACGCTATATGTGGTCATTCGACGGCAAGAAGTATTCGGATGCGCCGGAGCCCATTCGTGTTCGCGACGGCGAGCGCCTGCGGCTTACGTTCGTCAACGATACGATGATGGAACATCCCCTCCACCTGCATGGGATGTGGATGTACCTCGAAAACGGTTCAGGGGCGTACCTTCCACGCAAACATACCGTCGTGGTCAAGCCAGCCGAACGGCTGTCCGTTGCGATCACTGCCGACGCCTCTGGGCCTTGGGCATTTCACTGCCATCTCCTTCTGCATATGGAAGCGGGAATGTTCCGTATTGTTGAGGTCTCTGCCTAGCTAACGGGAGATTGGGCTGGTGTGTGCAACTCTCCAGAACTGCTGTGCGATGCTGGCAGTCTGCATGCTGAGCGCAAGTATTGGCGCGACACGCACCTTGGCTGAATCCGTACCAGGGGACAGGGCTATCAGAACAGGCAGGTCTCCGACAGTGGCGCCTCTGCCGGAGCAAGCCCGAACCCTAGCGAACCTAGCGCCGCAACAGGGTTGGCCCAGTCCCGTGAATGACCAGGAACATCGTCTGTTCACGTTGGTTGACGTTCTGGAATATCGTCCTCGCACCAGCGGCAACGGCAGTAACAGTGATTACCGTTGGGATATCGAAGGTTGGTACGGCGGGGACTACAACCGGCTTTGGTTCAAGAGTGAAGGGCAACAGGACACTGCCTTCAAGGCGGACTACGATGTGGATTTCCAACTGCTGTATGGACGGTTTCTGTGGAAACATTACGACATTCAAGTGGGTGGTCGAATGGAAACGCAATCGTTTCGTGGCGGGAATGTGGCGCGCGGTATGGGGGTGATCGGGCTACAGGGAATTGTCCCGTACAACTACGAGTTTGAATCGTCGCTATTCATTGATCAGGGTGGCGCTGTGTCGGCTCGACTGTCGTATACGAAAGACTTTCTGCTCACGCAACGTCTCATCCTTCAAGGCCGCTTTCAAACAAACGTGGCTATCCAACGGGTGGAAGAGTTTACAACCGGCTCCGGGTTGAACAATCTGGAATTCGGGGCTCGCCTGCGCTACGAAATTCATCGGAAGTTTGCTCCTTACATCGGCCTGTCATTCGACCGCAGTTTCGGTGAGACTGCCAGGCTCGTCCGCCAACAGGGGGGAGACCCAAGTCAGATCCGATTTGTGGTTGGTGTGAGAGTGTGGTTCTGAGGGTTTCTGCCAGTCTGGGTATCCTCAGCATCAACCTTGTTGCAGGACGAGGTATGGGCGACCAGCACAGGGCATCTTGTTTGATGCATCTAAGCCACTGTGCTAGCCTACTACTATGAAGGTAGCACGGCGTCATATCCTCTCCTGGTCTCGTCTGATGGTCTTGGCCTGGACATCCTTGTGGATGTTGGCGGCTCCTCTGTTCCATGTGCATCCCGAGGCCGATCATCGCCATGGAGAAGTTGGGCATGTTCATGGCGGGACGGTTCACACCGTATGGTCTCCTGACCTCGACTGTGAGTTCGACAAACCAGCGCAGACAGTTCACGGTCACGCACAATTCGCACATTCGGGTGACAGCCATGCAGAGTTCGGTTTGTCGCTACTGACCGATTCAACCGATCGCAAATCCCTCAAGCCGCTGCTCATTCAAGTGCTCGGGCTTTCGCCGAATGCTGATGTCGGTATGGAGTACAATGTCTGGATACGGTGGAGCGTCGCCACTCTTCCATCTTCCTTCCTATTTATTCACGCCATCCCATCGCGCGGTCCTCCGAATCGTCTCGCATAGACGTCCTGCACGTTCACTCTATCTAGCTGGGTTATAGACACGCCTTGGACGAAAGGCCATGGTGAGAGGAGAGGTGCCAAGATGGCTTCCTGGAAGGCTATCTCGTCGAAATGTATTGTGCGGCTTGCTGTAGCCGTAGCGACTACTGCCGTATCTGCATCGTGCCAGCCGACACAGGACGAGACGCAGAAAAGGCCTCCGCAAGCGATACCACCTGCGACTCAAGCAGGTGTGATTGAGCTGCCGGATGGGAGTTCAATGCTCTCACAGATTCATACTGAGCGGGTGGCGCACCGTTCCATGCGAATGTCGCTGAAGGCGCAGGGAGGAAAGATTTTGCCCAATGAGAACCGGCTGGCCCATCTCGGCCCACGAGTGCCGGGACGCATCGTAGCCGTCTATGCCAATCTTGGCGATCGGGTGCAATCTGGAGAGCGGCTTATGTTGCTCGATAGTCCGGCGTTTGGTGAGGCACAGCTGGAATATCGCAAGCGGCGCACGGCGATGAGAGTGGTGGAAAAGGCCTTTGAACGGGCCAAGGCGCTCTCGGCCGAAGGTGCGATCGGGATTAGCGAATATCAACGGCGGGAAGCCGAGCATGAAAATGCCAAGGCAGAGCTCTACGCAGCAGAAGAGAAACTTCACTTGTTAGGTATGTCGGAACGCGAAATTGAGCGGCTATCTGCTGAACGGTTGCCCCATGCCGAAGTGGCTCAGGTATTTCTGCGGGCTCCCTTCTCCAGTGAAATCATCGAGCGGAATGC from the Nitrospira sp. genome contains:
- a CDS encoding efflux RND transporter periplasmic adaptor subunit, whose protein sequence is MASWKAISSKCIVRLAVAVATTAVSASCQPTQDETQKRPPQAIPPATQAGVIELPDGSSMLSQIHTERVAHRSMRMSLKAQGGKILPNENRLAHLGPRVPGRIVAVYANLGDRVQSGERLMLLDSPAFGEAQLEYRKRRTAMRVVEKAFERAKALSAEGAIGISEYQRREAEHENAKAELYAAEEKLHLLGMSEREIERLSAERLPHAEVAQVFLRAPFSSEIIERNATVGEVVDSSKTLFTVADLSTVWVRADFPEQQISTLKTGLAVEVRVAAYPETVFHGAITYIGAMIDPATRTVTARLQIPNSDRRLRPEMFAEVTVRTQEQSVLTIPRTALQQVGNRTMVFVTRGSRRFEWLEVTIGESSNEYVEVKAGVKEGDEVVTEGSYALKSEALRGQMSMGGPL